A single genomic interval of Phocoena sinus isolate mPhoSin1 chromosome 15, mPhoSin1.pri, whole genome shotgun sequence harbors:
- the MAZ gene encoding myc-associated zinc finger protein isoform X1 yields the protein MFPVFPCTLLAPPFPVLGLDSRGVGGLMNSFPPPQGHAQNPLQVGAELQSRFFASQGCAQSPFQAAPAPPPTPQAPAAEPLQVDLLPVLAAAQESAAAAAAAAAAAAAAAVAAAPPAPATASTVDTAALKQPPAPPPPPPPVSAPAAEAAPPVSAATIAAAAATAVVAPTSTVAVAPVASALEKKTKSKGPYICALCAKEFKNGYNLRRHEAIHTGAKAGRVPSGAMKMPTMVPLSLLSVPQLSGAGGGGGEAGAGGGAAAVAAGGVVTTTASGKRIRKNHACEMCGKAFRDVYHLNRHKLSHSDEKPYQCPVCQQRFKRKDRMSYHVRSHDGAVHKPYNCSHCGKSFSRPDHLNSHVRQVHSTERPFKCEKCEAAFATKDRLRAHTVRHEEKVPCHVCGKMLSSAYISDHMKVHSQGPHHVCELCNKGTGEVCPMAAAAAAAAAAAAAAVAAPPTAVGSLSGAEGVPVSSQPLPSQPW from the exons ATGTTCCCCGTGTTCCCTTGCACGCTGCTGGCCCCCCCCTTCCCCGTGCTGGGCCTGGACTCCCGGGGGGTGGGCGGCCTCATGAACTCCTTCCCGCCACCTCAGGGTCACGCCCAGAACCCCCTGCAGGTCGGGGCTGAGCTCCAGTCCCGCTTCTTTGCCTCCCAGGGCTGCGCCCAGAGTCCATTCCAG GCCGCGCCGGCGCCCCCGCCCACGCCCCAGGCCCCGGCGGCCGAGCCCCTCCAGGTGGACTTGCTCCCGGTTCTTGCCGCCGCCCAGGagtccgccgccgccgccgccgcggccgccgccgctgccgccgccgccgccgttgCTGCTGCGCCCCCGGCCCCGGCCACCGCCTCCACTGTGGACACAGCGGCTCTGAAGCAGCCCCCGGCGCCCCCTCCGCCGCCCCCTCCGGTGTCGGCGCCCGCCGCTGAGGCCGCGCCCCCTGTCTCTGCCGCCACCATCGCCGCAGCCGCGGCCACCGCCGTCGTTGCCCCAACCTCGACGGTCGCCGTGGCCCCGGTCGCATCTGCCTTGGAGAAGAAGACAAAGAGCAAGGGGCCCTACATCTGTGCCCTGTGCGCCAAGGAGTTCAAGAACGGCTACAATCTCCGGAGGCACGAGGCCATCCACACGGGAGCCAAAGCCGGCCGGGTCCCTTCGGGTGCTATGAAGATGCCCACCATGGTGCCCCTGAGCCTCCTGAGCGTGCCTCAGCTGAGCGGAgccggcgggggagggggagaagcggGTGCCGGCGGCGGAGCGGCCGCAGTGGCCGCCGGTGGCGTGGTGACCACGACCGCCTCGGGAAAGCGCATCCGGAAGAACCACGCCTGCGAGATGTGCGGCAAGGCTTTCCGCGACGTCTACCACCTGAACCGACACAAGCTGTCGCACTCGGACGAGAAGCCCTACCAGTGCCCGGTGTGCCAGCAGCGCTTCAAGCGCAAGGACCGCATGAGCTACCACGTGCGCTCACATGACGGCGCTGTGCACAAGCCCTACAACTGCTCCCACTGTGGCAAGAGCTTCTCCCG GCCGGATCACCTCAACAGTCACGTCAGACAAGTGCACTCAACAGAACGGCCCTTCAAATGTGAG aaaTGTGAGGCAGCTTTTGCTACGAAGGATCGGCTGCGGGCCCACACAGTACGACACGAGGAGAAGGTGCCATGTCATGTGTGTGGCAAGATGTTGAGCTCGGCTTATATTTCGGACCACATGAAGGTGCACAGCCAGGGCCCTCACCATGTCTGTGAGCTCTGCAACAAAG GTACAGGTGAGGTCTGTCCAatggcggcagcggcggcggcggcggcagcggcggcagcagcggcagTGGCAGCCCCTCCCACAGCTGTGGGCTCCCTCTCGGGGGCCGAGGGGGTGCCTGTGAGCTCTCAGCCActtccctcccagccctggtGA
- the MAZ gene encoding myc-associated zinc finger protein isoform X3: MDPGNWSSFIFQGHAQNPLQVGAELQSRFFASQGCAQSPFQAAPAPPPTPQAPAAEPLQVDLLPVLAAAQESAAAAAAAAAAAAAAAVAAAPPAPATASTVDTAALKQPPAPPPPPPPVSAPAAEAAPPVSAATIAAAAATAVVAPTSTVAVAPVASALEKKTKSKGPYICALCAKEFKNGYNLRRHEAIHTGAKAGRVPSGAMKMPTMVPLSLLSVPQLSGAGGGGGEAGAGGGAAAVAAGGVVTTTASGKRIRKNHACEMCGKAFRDVYHLNRHKLSHSDEKPYQCPVCQQRFKRKDRMSYHVRSHDGAVHKPYNCSHCGKSFSRPDHLNSHVRQVHSTERPFKCEKCEAAFATKDRLRAHTVRHEEKVPCHVCGKMLSSAYISDHMKVHSQGPHHVCELCNKGTGEVCPMAAAAAAAAAAAAAAVAAPPTAVGSLSGAEGVPVSSQPLPSQPW; the protein is encoded by the exons atGGATCCAGGCAACTGGAGCAGCTTCATCTTCCAG GGTCACGCCCAGAACCCCCTGCAGGTCGGGGCTGAGCTCCAGTCCCGCTTCTTTGCCTCCCAGGGCTGCGCCCAGAGTCCATTCCAG GCCGCGCCGGCGCCCCCGCCCACGCCCCAGGCCCCGGCGGCCGAGCCCCTCCAGGTGGACTTGCTCCCGGTTCTTGCCGCCGCCCAGGagtccgccgccgccgccgccgcggccgccgccgctgccgccgccgccgccgttgCTGCTGCGCCCCCGGCCCCGGCCACCGCCTCCACTGTGGACACAGCGGCTCTGAAGCAGCCCCCGGCGCCCCCTCCGCCGCCCCCTCCGGTGTCGGCGCCCGCCGCTGAGGCCGCGCCCCCTGTCTCTGCCGCCACCATCGCCGCAGCCGCGGCCACCGCCGTCGTTGCCCCAACCTCGACGGTCGCCGTGGCCCCGGTCGCATCTGCCTTGGAGAAGAAGACAAAGAGCAAGGGGCCCTACATCTGTGCCCTGTGCGCCAAGGAGTTCAAGAACGGCTACAATCTCCGGAGGCACGAGGCCATCCACACGGGAGCCAAAGCCGGCCGGGTCCCTTCGGGTGCTATGAAGATGCCCACCATGGTGCCCCTGAGCCTCCTGAGCGTGCCTCAGCTGAGCGGAgccggcgggggagggggagaagcggGTGCCGGCGGCGGAGCGGCCGCAGTGGCCGCCGGTGGCGTGGTGACCACGACCGCCTCGGGAAAGCGCATCCGGAAGAACCACGCCTGCGAGATGTGCGGCAAGGCTTTCCGCGACGTCTACCACCTGAACCGACACAAGCTGTCGCACTCGGACGAGAAGCCCTACCAGTGCCCGGTGTGCCAGCAGCGCTTCAAGCGCAAGGACCGCATGAGCTACCACGTGCGCTCACATGACGGCGCTGTGCACAAGCCCTACAACTGCTCCCACTGTGGCAAGAGCTTCTCCCG GCCGGATCACCTCAACAGTCACGTCAGACAAGTGCACTCAACAGAACGGCCCTTCAAATGTGAG aaaTGTGAGGCAGCTTTTGCTACGAAGGATCGGCTGCGGGCCCACACAGTACGACACGAGGAGAAGGTGCCATGTCATGTGTGTGGCAAGATGTTGAGCTCGGCTTATATTTCGGACCACATGAAGGTGCACAGCCAGGGCCCTCACCATGTCTGTGAGCTCTGCAACAAAG GTACAGGTGAGGTCTGTCCAatggcggcagcggcggcggcggcggcagcggcggcagcagcggcagTGGCAGCCCCTCCCACAGCTGTGGGCTCCCTCTCGGGGGCCGAGGGGGTGCCTGTGAGCTCTCAGCCActtccctcccagccctggtGA
- the MAZ gene encoding myc-associated zinc finger protein isoform X2 — translation MDPGNWSSFIFQGHAQNPLQVGAELQSRFFASQGCAQSPFQAAPAPPPTPQAPAAEPLQVDLLPVLAAAQESAAAAAAAAAAAAAAAVAAAPPAPATASTVDTAALKQPPAPPPPPPPVSAPAAEAAPPVSAATIAAAAATAVVAPTSTVAVAPVASALEKKTKSKGPYICALCAKEFKNGYNLRRHEAIHTGAKAGRVPSGAMKMPTMVPLSLLSVPQLSGAGGGGGEAGAGGGAAAVAAGGVVTTTASGKRIRKNHACEMCGKAFRDVYHLNRHKLSHSDEKPYQCPVCQQRFKRKDRMSYHVRSHDGAVHKPYNCSHCGKSFSRPDHLNSHVRQVHSTERPFKCEKCEAAFATKDRLRAHTVRHEEKVPCHVCGKMLSSAYISDHMKVHSQGPHHVCELCNKGFTTAAYLRIHAVKDHGLQAPRADRILCKLCSVHCKTPAQLAGHMQTHLGGAAPPVPGDAPQPQPTC, via the exons atGGATCCAGGCAACTGGAGCAGCTTCATCTTCCAG GGTCACGCCCAGAACCCCCTGCAGGTCGGGGCTGAGCTCCAGTCCCGCTTCTTTGCCTCCCAGGGCTGCGCCCAGAGTCCATTCCAG GCCGCGCCGGCGCCCCCGCCCACGCCCCAGGCCCCGGCGGCCGAGCCCCTCCAGGTGGACTTGCTCCCGGTTCTTGCCGCCGCCCAGGagtccgccgccgccgccgccgcggccgccgccgctgccgccgccgccgccgttgCTGCTGCGCCCCCGGCCCCGGCCACCGCCTCCACTGTGGACACAGCGGCTCTGAAGCAGCCCCCGGCGCCCCCTCCGCCGCCCCCTCCGGTGTCGGCGCCCGCCGCTGAGGCCGCGCCCCCTGTCTCTGCCGCCACCATCGCCGCAGCCGCGGCCACCGCCGTCGTTGCCCCAACCTCGACGGTCGCCGTGGCCCCGGTCGCATCTGCCTTGGAGAAGAAGACAAAGAGCAAGGGGCCCTACATCTGTGCCCTGTGCGCCAAGGAGTTCAAGAACGGCTACAATCTCCGGAGGCACGAGGCCATCCACACGGGAGCCAAAGCCGGCCGGGTCCCTTCGGGTGCTATGAAGATGCCCACCATGGTGCCCCTGAGCCTCCTGAGCGTGCCTCAGCTGAGCGGAgccggcgggggagggggagaagcggGTGCCGGCGGCGGAGCGGCCGCAGTGGCCGCCGGTGGCGTGGTGACCACGACCGCCTCGGGAAAGCGCATCCGGAAGAACCACGCCTGCGAGATGTGCGGCAAGGCTTTCCGCGACGTCTACCACCTGAACCGACACAAGCTGTCGCACTCGGACGAGAAGCCCTACCAGTGCCCGGTGTGCCAGCAGCGCTTCAAGCGCAAGGACCGCATGAGCTACCACGTGCGCTCACATGACGGCGCTGTGCACAAGCCCTACAACTGCTCCCACTGTGGCAAGAGCTTCTCCCG GCCGGATCACCTCAACAGTCACGTCAGACAAGTGCACTCAACAGAACGGCCCTTCAAATGTGAG aaaTGTGAGGCAGCTTTTGCTACGAAGGATCGGCTGCGGGCCCACACAGTACGACACGAGGAGAAGGTGCCATGTCATGTGTGTGGCAAGATGTTGAGCTCGGCTTATATTTCGGACCACATGAAGGTGCACAGCCAGGGCCCTCACCATGTCTGTGAGCTCTGCAACAAAG gCTTCACCACGGCAGCATACCTGCGCATCCACGCGGTGAAGGACCATGGGCTCCAGGCCCCGCGGGCTGACCGCATCCTGTGCAAGCTGTGCAGCGTGCACTGCAAGACCCCTGCCCAGCTGGCCGGCCACATGCAGACCCATCTGGGGGGGGCCGCCCCCCCTGTCCCGGGAGACGCCCCCCAGCCACAGCCCACCTGCTGA
- the MAZ gene encoding myc-associated zinc finger protein isoform X4 has translation MFPVFPCTLLAPPFPVLGLDSRGVGGLMNSFPPPQGHAQNPLQVGAELQSRFFASQGCAQSPFQAAPAPPPTPQAPAAEPLQVDLLPVLAAAQESAAAAAAAAAAAAAAAVAAAPPAPATASTVDTAALKQPPAPPPPPPPVSAPAAEAAPPVSAATIAAAAATAVVAPTSTVAVAPVASALEKKTKSKGPYICALCAKEFKNGYNLRRHEAIHTGAKAGRVPSGAMKMPTMVPLSLLSVPQLSGAGGGGGEAGAGGGAAAVAAGGVVTTTASGKRIRKNHACEMCGKAFRDVYHLNRHKLSHSDEKPYQCPVCQQRFKRKDRMSYHVRSHDGAVHKPYNCSHCGKSFSRPDHLNSHVRQVHSTERPFKCEKCEAAFATKDRLRAHTVRHEEKVPCHVCGKMLSSAYISDHMKVHSQGPHHVCELCNKGFTTAAYLRIHAVKDHGLQAPRADRILCKLCSVHCKTPAQLAGHMQTHLGGAAPPVPGDAPQPQPTC, from the exons ATGTTCCCCGTGTTCCCTTGCACGCTGCTGGCCCCCCCCTTCCCCGTGCTGGGCCTGGACTCCCGGGGGGTGGGCGGCCTCATGAACTCCTTCCCGCCACCTCAGGGTCACGCCCAGAACCCCCTGCAGGTCGGGGCTGAGCTCCAGTCCCGCTTCTTTGCCTCCCAGGGCTGCGCCCAGAGTCCATTCCAG GCCGCGCCGGCGCCCCCGCCCACGCCCCAGGCCCCGGCGGCCGAGCCCCTCCAGGTGGACTTGCTCCCGGTTCTTGCCGCCGCCCAGGagtccgccgccgccgccgccgcggccgccgccgctgccgccgccgccgccgttgCTGCTGCGCCCCCGGCCCCGGCCACCGCCTCCACTGTGGACACAGCGGCTCTGAAGCAGCCCCCGGCGCCCCCTCCGCCGCCCCCTCCGGTGTCGGCGCCCGCCGCTGAGGCCGCGCCCCCTGTCTCTGCCGCCACCATCGCCGCAGCCGCGGCCACCGCCGTCGTTGCCCCAACCTCGACGGTCGCCGTGGCCCCGGTCGCATCTGCCTTGGAGAAGAAGACAAAGAGCAAGGGGCCCTACATCTGTGCCCTGTGCGCCAAGGAGTTCAAGAACGGCTACAATCTCCGGAGGCACGAGGCCATCCACACGGGAGCCAAAGCCGGCCGGGTCCCTTCGGGTGCTATGAAGATGCCCACCATGGTGCCCCTGAGCCTCCTGAGCGTGCCTCAGCTGAGCGGAgccggcgggggagggggagaagcggGTGCCGGCGGCGGAGCGGCCGCAGTGGCCGCCGGTGGCGTGGTGACCACGACCGCCTCGGGAAAGCGCATCCGGAAGAACCACGCCTGCGAGATGTGCGGCAAGGCTTTCCGCGACGTCTACCACCTGAACCGACACAAGCTGTCGCACTCGGACGAGAAGCCCTACCAGTGCCCGGTGTGCCAGCAGCGCTTCAAGCGCAAGGACCGCATGAGCTACCACGTGCGCTCACATGACGGCGCTGTGCACAAGCCCTACAACTGCTCCCACTGTGGCAAGAGCTTCTCCCG GCCGGATCACCTCAACAGTCACGTCAGACAAGTGCACTCAACAGAACGGCCCTTCAAATGTGAG aaaTGTGAGGCAGCTTTTGCTACGAAGGATCGGCTGCGGGCCCACACAGTACGACACGAGGAGAAGGTGCCATGTCATGTGTGTGGCAAGATGTTGAGCTCGGCTTATATTTCGGACCACATGAAGGTGCACAGCCAGGGCCCTCACCATGTCTGTGAGCTCTGCAACAAAG gCTTCACCACGGCAGCATACCTGCGCATCCACGCGGTGAAGGACCATGGGCTCCAGGCCCCGCGGGCTGACCGCATCCTGTGCAAGCTGTGCAGCGTGCACTGCAAGACCCCTGCCCAGCTGGCCGGCCACATGCAGACCCATCTGGGGGGGGCCGCCCCCCCTGTCCCGGGAGACGCCCCCCAGCCACAGCCCACCTGCTGA
- the KIF22 gene encoding kinesin-like protein KIF22 isoform X2, with product MLGSPEQPGVIPRALMDLLQLTREESAEGRPWALSVTMSYLEIYQEKVLDLLEPSSGDLVIREDCRGNILIPGLTQKPITSFADFERHFLPASRNRTVGATRLNQRSSRSHAVLLVKVDQRERLAPFRQREGKLYLIDLAGSEDNRRTGNKGLRLKESGAINTSLFVLGKVVDALNQGLPRVPYRDSKLTRLLQDSLGGSAHSILIANIAPERRFYLDTVSALNFAARSKEVINRPFTNESLQLHVLAPIKLSKKELLGPSEAKRARGPEEEETGSPEPPAAPSSASQKLSPLQKLNSMDPAMVERLLSLDRLLGSQGSQGTPLLSTPRRERMVLMKTVEAKDLEIERLKMKQKELEAKVLAQEAADPKEKENYSPTMLRPLARRTVTVAKPLKKAVVMPLQLIQEQAAYPNAEIHILKKKGRKRKLESLDASEPEEKGEDCWELQISPELLAHGRQKILDLLNEGSARDLRSLQRIGQKKAQLIVGWRELHGPFSQVEDLERVEGISGKQMESFLKANILGLAAGQRCGPS from the exons AGACCTCTTAGAACCTTCATCAGGAGACCTGGTGATCCGAGAAGACTGCCGAGGAAACATCCTGATTCCGGGCCTCACACAGAAGCCCATCACTAGCTTTGCTGATTTTGAGCGGCATTTCCTGCCAGCCAGTCGAAATCGGACAGTAGGAGCCACGAGGCTCAACCAGCGCTCCTCCCGCAGTCACGCTGTGCTCCTGGTTAAG GTGGATCAGCGGGAACGTTTGGCCCCATTTCGCCAGCGGGAGGGAAAACTCTACCTGATTGACTTGGCTGGCTCAGAGGACAACCGGCGCACAGGCAACAAGGGCCTGCGGCTGAAGGAGAGTGGAGCCATCAACACCTCCCTCTTTGTACTGGGCAAGGTGGTCGATGCGCTGAACCAGGGCCTTCCTCGGGTGCCCTACCGGGACAGCAAGCTTACTCGCCTGTTGCAG GACTCTCTGGGTGGCTCGGCCCACAGCATCCTGATCGCCAACATTGCCCCTGAGAGACGCTTCTACCTAGACACAGTCTCTGCACTCAACTTTGCAGCCAGGTCCAAGGAGGTGATCAATCGGCCTTTTACCAATGAGAGCTTACAGCTTCATg TCTTGGCACCTATTAAACTGTCTAAGAAAGAACTGCTAGGCCCATCAGAAGCAAAGAGAGCCCGAGGCCCTGAGGAAGAGGAGACTGGGAGTCCTGAACCCCCAGCAGCTCCATCTTCTGCCTCCCAGAAACTCAG CCCCCTACAGAAGCTAAATAGCATGGACCCAGCTATGGTGGAGCGCCTTCTAAGCTTGGACCgtctgctgggctcccaggggaGCCAGGGGACCCCTCTGCTGAGCACCCCGAGGCGAGAGCGGATGGTGCTTATGAAGACAGTGGAGGCGAAGGATCTGGAAATTGAG AGGCTTAAGATGAAGCAAAAAGAACTGGAAGCCAAGGTGCTGGCCCAGGAGGCTGCGGacccaaaggagaaagagaactACTCTCCCACAATGCTCCGACCCCTTGCCCGCCGCACAGTCACAGTGGCTAAGCCCCTCAAAAAGGCTGTGGTGATGCCCCTACAACTGA TTCAGGAGCAGGCAGCATACCCAAATGCCGAGATCCATATCTTGAAGAAGAAAGGCCGGAAGAGAAAG CTGGAGTCCCTGGATGCCTCAGAGCCGGAGGAGAAGGGTGAGGACTGCTGGGAGCTACAGATCAGCCCGGAGCTACTGGCCCATGGGCGCCAAAAAATATTAGATCTGCTGAATGAAGGGTCAGCCCGGGATCTGCGCAGCCTGCAGCGCATTGGCCAAAAGAAGGCTCAGCTCATCGTGGGCTGGAGAGAGCTCCACGGGCCCTTCAGCCAG GTGGAGGACCTGGAACGCGTCGAGGGCATATCCGGGAAACAGATGGAGTCGTTCCTGAAG GCGAACATCCTGGGTCTTGCCGCGGGCCAGCGCTGTGGGCCCTCCTGA